The proteins below come from a single Corynebacterium cystitidis genomic window:
- a CDS encoding M24 family metallopeptidase, with amino-acid sequence MALADTRFDTRRRALAAKLAGMRLDDILVTHLTHVRYLTGFSGSNAALALSKDRSTAIATDGRYTTQIAEEVPDIEATIRRQCATALLENIGGGRRVGYEADYVTVTQLETLEKTCPEGVTLVPVRGIIEAQRAIKDAGELRELTNIAAVTTQAMLDMLAAGEIAAGRTEIAIAADLEYRMRCLGAERTSFDTIVASGPNSAKPHHTAGQRVLADGDLVTIDFGAHRHGFNSDMTRTFNVGKPDEFAREIYDIVLRAQQAGIRAATPGTALRDIDAAARSIIEDAGYGAYFTHTTGHGIGLDVHEAPSASTRSDEILAENMTLTIEPGIYVPGRGGVRIEDTLVITSGAPKIITGVSKELTVV; translated from the coding sequence ATGGCTTTAGCAGATACTCGGTTTGATACCCGCCGCCGTGCGCTAGCCGCAAAGCTCGCCGGCATGCGTCTCGACGACATCCTTGTCACGCATCTCACCCACGTTCGATACCTCACCGGCTTTTCCGGGTCCAACGCAGCGTTGGCGCTGTCAAAAGACCGGTCAACCGCAATCGCCACTGACGGGCGCTACACCACACAAATTGCTGAAGAAGTCCCAGATATCGAGGCAACCATTCGTCGTCAATGCGCCACTGCATTGTTGGAGAACATCGGTGGCGGGCGTCGCGTCGGCTACGAGGCCGATTACGTCACCGTCACCCAACTAGAAACGCTGGAAAAAACCTGCCCAGAAGGCGTCACACTCGTGCCAGTTCGCGGCATCATCGAGGCACAACGCGCCATCAAAGACGCAGGCGAATTAAGAGAACTAACCAACATCGCGGCCGTGACCACCCAGGCCATGCTAGACATGCTCGCCGCCGGTGAAATCGCAGCCGGGCGCACAGAAATCGCCATTGCCGCTGACCTGGAATACCGCATGCGGTGCCTCGGGGCTGAGCGCACCAGCTTCGACACCATCGTCGCCTCGGGGCCGAATTCTGCCAAACCACATCACACGGCTGGCCAGCGTGTCCTTGCTGACGGAGATCTCGTCACCATCGATTTCGGCGCACACCGCCATGGTTTCAATTCAGACATGACACGTACGTTCAACGTCGGAAAGCCCGATGAGTTTGCCCGAGAGATCTACGACATCGTACTGCGAGCACAACAGGCAGGAATCCGCGCCGCGACACCCGGCACCGCCCTACGTGATATCGACGCCGCCGCACGCAGCATCATCGAGGACGCAGGCTACGGTGCCTACTTCACCCACACCACCGGCCACGGCATCGGGCTCGACGTACACGAAGCCCCCAGTGCCTCCACGCGTTCCGACGAGATCCTCGCCGAAAACATGACGTTAACGATCGAACCAGGCATCTACGTACCAGGCCGGGGCGGAGTTCGCATCGAAGACACACTTGTGATCACCTCAGGCGCGCCCAAAATAATCACCGGTGTCAGTAAAGAACTGACTGTGGTGTAG
- the efp gene encoding elongation factor P — MATTADFKNGLVLLIDGKLQQIVEFQHVKPGKGPAFVRTKLKDVVSGKIVDKTWNSGVKVETATVDRRDMTYLYDDGTSYVVMDDQTYEQYELPHDAFGDAGAFLKENMRVQVSFYEGDALFGELPVSVDLEITHTDPGLQGDRSTGGTKPATVETGAEIQVPLFLETGNVVKVDTRTGEYLSRVNN, encoded by the coding sequence GTGGCAACCACCGCCGATTTCAAAAACGGCCTCGTCTTGCTGATAGACGGCAAACTCCAGCAGATCGTTGAGTTCCAACACGTCAAGCCAGGCAAGGGCCCAGCATTCGTGCGCACCAAGCTCAAGGACGTCGTCTCTGGCAAGATTGTCGACAAGACCTGGAACTCAGGCGTGAAGGTCGAAACCGCAACAGTGGACCGCCGTGACATGACCTACCTTTACGACGACGGCACCTCCTACGTAGTCATGGACGACCAAACCTACGAACAGTATGAGCTACCGCACGACGCATTCGGAGACGCCGGCGCATTCCTCAAGGAAAACATGCGGGTTCAGGTGTCCTTCTACGAAGGCGATGCACTGTTTGGTGAGCTTCCTGTCTCCGTCGATCTTGAGATCACTCACACTGATCCAGGTCTGCAAGGTGACCGCTCTACTGGTGGCACCAAACCAGCAACCGTCGAAACCGGTGCTGAGATCCAAGTTCCGCTATTCCTAGAGACCGGAAATGTAGTCAAGGTCGACACACGTACCGGCGAGTATCTCTCCCGCGTAAACAACTAA
- the nusB gene encoding transcription antitermination factor NusB: protein MSQTNNPSAAQHAGDGAENRTIENSFVDNGTASTRKKRDFKRRGSRYRARRRAVDILFEAEARDVDPVAIVEDRVQLARNPENQVAPVNEYTKTIVAGAAEKLDDIDDAIERFLSVDWELGRLPAVDRAILRVCAWEIMFNDDVDGPISVVEGVEMATEYSGNQAPPYIHAVLDDVVQTNKDNAPELIDNDESDHSGDTENTASAEGSQNALGDLSGD, encoded by the coding sequence ATGAGCCAGACCAACAACCCTAGTGCCGCACAGCACGCCGGAGATGGTGCTGAAAACAGGACCATTGAGAACAGCTTCGTAGACAACGGGACAGCAAGCACGCGCAAAAAGCGTGACTTCAAGCGACGCGGATCACGCTACCGGGCACGGCGACGCGCCGTCGACATTTTATTCGAGGCGGAAGCTCGCGACGTGGACCCTGTGGCGATCGTTGAGGACCGAGTACAACTGGCAAGAAACCCAGAAAACCAGGTTGCACCCGTCAACGAATACACCAAGACAATCGTCGCGGGGGCTGCCGAGAAGCTTGATGACATCGACGACGCGATCGAACGGTTCCTGTCTGTCGACTGGGAACTGGGACGACTGCCCGCTGTCGACCGCGCAATCCTCCGCGTGTGCGCCTGGGAGATCATGTTCAACGATGATGTCGATGGGCCCATCTCTGTTGTCGAGGGCGTCGAAATGGCTACCGAGTATTCCGGAAATCAAGCACCTCCGTACATCCATGCTGTGCTCGATGACGTAGTCCAAACAAACAAGGACAACGCTCCGGAGCTTATCGACAATGATGAATCTGATCACAGCGGAGATACGGAAAACACAGCGAGCGCGGAGGGGTCACAAAATGCCTTAGGGGATCTTTCAGGCGATTAG
- a CDS encoding PPK2 family polyphosphate kinase: MSDITIEDALALRVEEGFHLADVAPESTPGFNGDSGDLEDAFHAFDDDLDELQEKLFANGRANSDDTGSILLVLQGMDTSGKGGVIRHVVKELDPQGVHTVGFGRPTEEESAHDFLWRFEPHLPLPGMITVYDRSHYEDVLVQRVKNLAPPEEIERRYGAIIDFESELVKNGTRIIKVMLHISRAFQKHNLLERLEREDKHWKYDPGDLEDRSLWELYQAAYQIAMERTSTKRAPWYCVPSDNKKYARTIVKALLVDAMQSMELKWPELDFDPEEERRRLELS; the protein is encoded by the coding sequence ATGTCTGACATAACAATCGAGGATGCACTCGCCCTTCGCGTCGAGGAAGGTTTCCACTTAGCCGATGTCGCCCCGGAATCAACTCCGGGTTTCAACGGAGACTCGGGTGACCTCGAAGACGCCTTTCACGCATTTGATGATGATCTCGATGAGCTCCAGGAAAAGCTCTTCGCCAACGGCCGAGCAAACTCCGACGACACTGGCTCTATCCTGCTAGTTCTGCAAGGAATGGATACTTCGGGAAAGGGCGGGGTGATTCGCCATGTAGTGAAAGAACTTGACCCCCAGGGTGTGCATACCGTCGGTTTTGGCCGACCTACTGAGGAGGAGTCTGCGCATGATTTCCTCTGGCGGTTCGAGCCGCATCTGCCGCTTCCCGGCATGATTACGGTGTATGACCGGTCTCACTACGAGGATGTTTTGGTTCAGCGAGTGAAGAATCTGGCACCCCCAGAGGAAATTGAGCGACGCTACGGGGCGATCATCGATTTCGAAAGCGAACTGGTAAAAAACGGTACACGCATCATCAAAGTAATGCTGCACATTTCACGTGCTTTCCAGAAACACAACCTGCTCGAGCGCCTTGAACGTGAGGATAAGCATTGGAAATACGATCCCGGTGACCTTGAGGATCGCTCCTTGTGGGAGCTGTATCAAGCGGCATACCAGATTGCGATGGAACGTACCTCAACTAAACGAGCGCCATGGTATTGCGTCCCCTCCGACAACAAGAAGTACGCACGCACCATAGTCAAGGCCCTTTTAGTGGATGCTATGCAGTCCATGGAGCTGAAGTGGCCAGAACTAGATTTTGATCCTGAAGAAGAGCGTCGCCGCCTCGAGTTGTCTTAA
- a CDS encoding HNH endonuclease signature motif containing protein: protein MNRFERFADAFGDTLGVLEDAQGLSRAELVDKLHDNDMAGVICKLSGVYFGTTRYKKQQQVARKAVAENKHSLGTLDVIERYVRRIPDGKKKNTNAWKLRKRLASIRGGLTKIRAAARTMLAAITGTTGTKPARTQASMSNPADRLDRTIHLTGPEAAIAEIWETARDHAASTGLSVAESLLELFNSGGESTRYTPMVIVSLDDLATLYGTTATTTKDITLEPSDKDIILSATNGARITGQEFLDLQLTEHGFFMLTSRVSGPVDLYRTDRFFSQKQRIMAKACDPVCAIPGCGQPAERCEPNHNIAWSAGGNTNVSNVSMLCRYHNGKVDDNRSEKRFGYVDNINGQSMYFNAFGAAPQLNDHPTARGGALRIV from the coding sequence ATGAACAGATTTGAGCGGTTCGCCGACGCCTTCGGCGATACCCTGGGGGTGCTCGAAGATGCTCAAGGCTTGAGCCGCGCTGAACTCGTCGACAAGCTCCACGACAACGACATGGCCGGTGTAATTTGCAAGCTCTCGGGGGTCTACTTCGGCACAACTAGGTACAAGAAACAACAGCAAGTCGCGCGCAAAGCCGTGGCCGAAAACAAACACAGCCTCGGAACACTCGACGTCATTGAACGCTACGTGCGCCGCATTCCCGACGGGAAGAAGAAAAACACCAATGCCTGGAAACTACGGAAACGTCTCGCAAGCATCCGTGGAGGGTTGACAAAAATCCGGGCGGCAGCCCGCACCATGCTCGCCGCAATCACCGGCACAACCGGCACCAAACCTGCCCGTACTCAGGCGTCTATGTCCAATCCAGCCGACCGACTCGACCGCACTATCCATCTCACCGGGCCCGAAGCAGCCATCGCCGAAATATGGGAAACCGCCAGGGACCACGCAGCTTCCACCGGGCTCAGCGTTGCCGAATCCCTGCTTGAGCTTTTCAACTCCGGAGGCGAAAGCACCCGCTACACGCCAATGGTGATCGTGTCCTTAGACGACCTCGCCACACTCTACGGCACCACGGCAACCACAACCAAGGACATTACGCTCGAACCCTCCGACAAAGACATCATCCTCTCCGCCACCAATGGGGCCCGCATCACCGGCCAAGAATTCCTCGACCTGCAGCTGACCGAGCACGGATTCTTCATGCTCACCAGCCGTGTCTCTGGTCCGGTAGATCTCTACCGGACCGACCGCTTCTTCAGCCAGAAGCAACGCATCATGGCCAAAGCCTGCGATCCAGTCTGCGCAATACCTGGATGTGGACAACCAGCCGAAAGGTGTGAGCCGAACCATAACATCGCCTGGTCGGCAGGAGGCAACACCAACGTGAGCAATGTATCGATGCTGTGCCGCTATCACAATGGAAAAGTCGACGATAACCGCAGCGAAAAACGTTTCGGTTATGTCGATAACATTAACGGGCAGAGCATGTATTTCAATGCGTTCGGTGCCGCCCCGCAATTAAACGATCATCCGACAGCGCGAGGAGGAGCACTAAGAATCGTTTAA
- a CDS encoding YbjN domain-containing protein, translating to MSTNMSTNQPTGSQPYEVTMDRIDAVMASRDITLVRDDTRRIAQANINGFTVIFALLGSVLVVRADAATDISADATNATFYLAANQVNSTTFGARAVIVNKTEKLVVRTERELPISAGLNDAQLSHTLQTAIDGILSAQDTMVAVTEQLNQLMEDNT from the coding sequence ATGAGCACTAACATGAGCACCAATCAGCCCACCGGCAGCCAACCTTACGAAGTCACCATGGACCGCATTGACGCCGTCATGGCTTCCCGCGACATCACGCTGGTCCGCGACGACACCCGTAGAATTGCCCAGGCTAACATCAACGGGTTCACCGTCATCTTCGCATTGCTCGGCTCCGTTCTCGTTGTGCGTGCCGACGCCGCCACCGACATCTCTGCCGACGCCACCAACGCAACCTTCTACCTGGCCGCCAACCAGGTCAACTCCACCACATTTGGGGCGCGCGCCGTAATCGTCAACAAGACCGAGAAACTAGTGGTGCGCACCGAACGCGAGCTGCCGATTTCCGCCGGGCTTAACGACGCACAACTCTCACACACCCTGCAGACCGCGATTGACGGAATCCTGTCCGCCCAAGACACCATGGTCGCAGTCACCGAGCAATTAAACCAGCTCATGGAGGATAACACCTAA
- a CDS encoding type III secretion system chaperone family protein: MDEKDTVTDFDIALVGQVLADENLEYRLQNTPTPDGSITVVRTGFINSAIAFVREGDYLVCEALWRGEFPKALSATLLGMCNEYNQMQFAPTLRFYEQAEDYVAANAFRLLDISQGTSYNQVGAFVVSTLDAIVGAFSALEEQFPELVTWEDPHEH; encoded by the coding sequence ATGGACGAAAAAGACACCGTCACTGACTTTGACATCGCGCTAGTCGGCCAGGTGCTCGCCGACGAAAACCTCGAATACCGCCTCCAAAACACCCCCACCCCGGACGGCTCAATCACCGTGGTCCGCACCGGCTTCATCAACTCCGCTATCGCCTTCGTGCGCGAGGGCGACTACCTAGTATGCGAAGCTTTGTGGCGCGGCGAATTCCCCAAAGCACTCTCCGCCACACTGCTGGGCATGTGCAACGAATACAACCAAATGCAGTTCGCCCCCACCCTACGCTTCTACGAGCAGGCCGAGGACTACGTCGCAGCGAACGCCTTCCGCCTCCTGGATATCTCTCAAGGCACAAGCTACAACCAAGTCGGAGCATTCGTAGTGTCTACCCTCGACGCCATCGTCGGAGCTTTCAGCGCCCTGGAAGAGCAATTCCCCGAACTTGTCACATGGGAGGACCCACATGAGCACTAA
- a CDS encoding TIGR01777 family oxidoreductase — MKPVQQAERLSDGTTIFSLPAGLKWVARHDLSGYHTGRRFTDVCINAPLKLLANWRHVHRFETLDDEPDATLITDEITTRAPASTLEPMLAYRQHQLIEDISFLNRLKTAGASEPLTIAMTGSRGHVGRALMAQLQTAGHTVIQLVRGNAQPGQRYWNPTRPARDLLERVHAVVHLAGEPLMGRFNDSHKNDIYNSRVAPTEKLAHIAASTDGMRAFVSASAVGYYGAAGSEAAIDETGPRGEGFLADTVAAWEKATAPATAAGIRVVNVRSGIALGSSSGVLPIFRAVSATGLSTRFGDGEFWMSWIALDDLTDIYFRALVDDQLSGPINATAPNPVTNSELSDTIARALKSPQLMPVPTFGPRILLGKEGAEELVMADQNVRPGALEAAGHTFRYPTLDVALAHELGTEKLYGA, encoded by the coding sequence ATGAAACCTGTGCAACAAGCCGAACGACTCTCCGACGGCACCACCATCTTCTCCCTCCCAGCAGGCCTGAAATGGGTCGCGCGCCACGACCTATCCGGCTACCACACCGGGCGCCGTTTCACCGACGTCTGTATCAACGCTCCGCTCAAGCTGCTCGCAAACTGGCGCCACGTCCACCGCTTTGAAACGCTTGACGACGAACCCGACGCCACCCTGATCACCGACGAGATCACCACGCGAGCCCCTGCCAGCACCCTCGAACCCATGCTGGCCTACCGCCAGCACCAACTCATCGAAGACATCTCATTTCTCAACCGGTTAAAAACCGCTGGTGCTAGCGAACCGTTGACAATCGCAATGACCGGATCACGCGGCCACGTCGGACGCGCATTGATGGCACAACTGCAAACCGCAGGCCACACCGTCATCCAACTCGTGCGAGGCAACGCACAACCCGGCCAACGCTACTGGAACCCCACCAGACCCGCACGCGACCTGCTCGAAAGAGTCCACGCTGTAGTCCACCTGGCCGGCGAACCACTGATGGGCCGCTTCAACGATTCCCACAAGAACGACATTTACAACTCTCGCGTGGCACCCACCGAAAAACTCGCCCACATCGCCGCCTCCACCGACGGGATGCGTGCCTTCGTCTCCGCCTCCGCCGTAGGGTACTACGGCGCTGCCGGCTCCGAAGCCGCCATCGACGAAACAGGCCCCCGTGGTGAAGGATTCCTCGCCGACACCGTCGCAGCCTGGGAGAAAGCAACAGCGCCGGCAACTGCAGCAGGCATCCGCGTGGTCAACGTGCGCTCCGGGATCGCACTGGGATCGTCGTCAGGCGTGCTCCCCATCTTCCGCGCCGTCTCCGCCACCGGCCTGTCCACCCGATTCGGCGACGGCGAATTCTGGATGAGCTGGATCGCCCTCGACGACCTCACAGACATCTACTTCCGCGCGCTTGTCGACGACCAACTATCAGGCCCAATTAACGCCACCGCGCCTAACCCCGTGACCAACTCCGAACTTTCAGACACGATCGCCCGCGCACTGAAAAGCCCCCAGCTGATGCCGGTGCCCACCTTCGGGCCACGCATCTTACTGGGCAAAGAAGGCGCTGAAGAATTAGTCATGGCGGACCAAAATGTGCGCCCCGGAGCACTGGAAGCTGCCGGACACACATTCCGCTACCCCACCTTGGATGTAGCACTCGCACACGAATTGGGCACCGAAAAGCTCTATGGCGCCTAG
- the pyrR gene encoding bifunctional pyr operon transcriptional regulator/uracil phosphoribosyltransferase PyrR, giving the protein MSTDTQRTSVELLSAEDVARTVARIAHQIIEKTALDDETPIVLLGIPSGGVPLAHRLSEAVEEFSGVVIPVGSLDITLYRDDLRDKPHRALQPTRIPVDIDGAVVVLVDDVLFSGRTIRAALDALRDLGRPESVQLAVLVDRGHRQLPIRADYVGKNIPTARTEDVTVKIKALDGEDAVVLTRDELHKEEQHKEVTEA; this is encoded by the coding sequence ATGAGTACTGACACACAACGCACATCCGTTGAGCTGCTATCAGCCGAGGATGTTGCGCGTACTGTCGCACGCATCGCGCACCAAATCATTGAGAAGACCGCGCTTGACGATGAAACCCCCATCGTGCTGCTGGGTATTCCGTCTGGCGGTGTGCCACTGGCGCATCGTTTGAGTGAAGCGGTTGAGGAGTTTTCCGGGGTTGTTATCCCCGTGGGCAGTTTGGACATCACGCTGTACCGCGATGATTTGCGTGATAAGCCGCATCGTGCCTTGCAGCCTACGAGGATCCCCGTCGATATTGATGGTGCCGTCGTTGTGCTTGTCGACGATGTCCTGTTTTCAGGCCGTACCATCCGCGCTGCTCTTGATGCGTTGCGCGACCTTGGTCGTCCGGAGTCTGTGCAGCTTGCAGTGTTGGTGGATCGGGGGCACCGGCAGTTGCCGATCCGCGCGGACTATGTGGGGAAGAATATCCCGACGGCACGCACTGAAGACGTGACTGTGAAGATTAAGGCCCTTGACGGCGAAGATGCTGTTGTGTTGACGCGCGATGAGCTGCACAAGGAAGAGCAGCACAAGGAAGTTACGGAAGCTTGA
- a CDS encoding aspartate carbamoyltransferase catalytic subunit — MKHLLDIADLSADDIGGLMDEADRFREALEGREIKKLPTLRGRTIFTLFYENSTRTRASFETAGKWMSADVINIGASSSSVKKGESLKDTALTLSAIGADAIVMRHPSSGAAKLIADWVAPGGAGPSVINAGDGSHQHPTQALLDAVTMRQRIGEIQGRKVIIVGDCLHSRVVRSNVDLLSTLGAEVVLVAPPTLLPTGVETWPVRTSYDFDAEIVDADVVMMLRVQAERMNGGFFPSHREYATLYGLSKDRAARMKDDAIIMHPGPMLRGMEINHAVADFDETAVLQQVSNGVHVRMAVLFTLIAAGE; from the coding sequence ATGAAGCATTTGTTGGATATTGCAGACTTGTCGGCCGATGACATTGGTGGCCTGATGGATGAGGCGGACCGTTTCCGTGAAGCACTGGAAGGCCGCGAGATTAAGAAGTTGCCCACGTTGCGGGGGCGCACCATTTTCACGCTGTTTTATGAGAATTCTACTCGCACGCGGGCGTCTTTTGAGACGGCCGGTAAGTGGATGAGTGCGGACGTGATTAATATCGGGGCGTCGTCGTCAAGCGTGAAGAAGGGGGAGTCGCTGAAGGATACTGCGCTGACGTTGTCTGCGATTGGTGCGGATGCGATCGTGATGCGCCATCCAAGTTCGGGAGCTGCCAAGTTGATCGCTGATTGGGTGGCACCTGGTGGTGCTGGTCCGAGTGTGATTAACGCTGGCGATGGGTCGCACCAGCACCCCACCCAGGCGTTGTTGGATGCTGTGACAATGCGCCAGCGTATCGGGGAGATTCAGGGCCGCAAGGTCATTATTGTGGGTGACTGCTTGCATTCGCGTGTGGTGCGTTCCAACGTGGATTTGTTGTCCACACTGGGTGCGGAGGTTGTGCTGGTGGCACCTCCGACGTTGCTGCCCACTGGTGTGGAGACGTGGCCGGTGCGCACCAGTTATGACTTCGACGCGGAGATCGTTGACGCGGATGTGGTGATGATGCTGCGTGTGCAGGCTGAACGGATGAATGGTGGGTTTTTCCCGTCGCATCGCGAGTACGCCACGCTGTATGGCTTATCGAAGGATAGGGCTGCACGTATGAAAGATGACGCAATTATTATGCACCCTGGGCCGATGTTGCGTGGCATGGAAATTAACCATGCGGTGGCGGACTTTGACGAGACTGCAGTGTTACAGCAGGTGTCTAACGGCGTGCATGTGCGCATGGCTGTGCTGTTTACGTTGATTGCGGCTGGGGAATAG
- a CDS encoding dihydroorotase: protein MTTNNYPATGPLAPVPEQPLVISHVRTYGEGDPITVVVEDGTITQLGAEVTAPQGAREIDGGGNVLLPGLVDMHVHLREPGREDTETLATGSNAAAKGGFTAVFTMANTNPVMDQPIIAESVWLKSQAYGKCDVHPVGSITQGLEGKQLTEFGMLARSDAKVRMFSDDGRCVNDPLIMRRAVEYAKGLDVLLAQHAEDHRLTDGAVAHEGAEAARLGLRGWPRVAEEAVVARDTIMSCDYGGRVHICHASTEGTVDMVRLAKQRGAQVTAEVTPHHLLLTDEFLRTYDGRYRVNPPLREAKDAEALKKALLDGTIDCVATDHAPHGSEEKCVEFEHAKPGMLGLETSLAIVVKIFVESGLADWRFVARVMSEKPAEITRLPGHGRPIAVGEPANLTIVNPEDPWTVAGEELESKAENTPYESMEFNARVTHTVLRGRVTFGPGVA from the coding sequence GTGACGACGAATAACTATCCCGCTACTGGCCCCCTGGCACCCGTGCCGGAACAACCGCTGGTGATTTCTCATGTGCGGACGTACGGCGAGGGCGACCCGATTACTGTCGTTGTCGAAGATGGGACGATCACGCAATTGGGTGCGGAGGTGACTGCACCACAGGGCGCGCGTGAGATTGATGGCGGTGGTAATGTTTTGCTGCCCGGGCTGGTGGACATGCATGTTCACTTGCGTGAGCCTGGACGGGAAGACACAGAGACCCTGGCTACTGGTTCGAATGCCGCGGCGAAGGGCGGTTTCACCGCTGTTTTTACGATGGCGAACACGAATCCAGTGATGGATCAGCCCATTATTGCAGAGTCGGTGTGGTTGAAATCGCAGGCTTATGGAAAGTGCGATGTGCACCCGGTTGGTTCGATTACCCAGGGCTTGGAGGGTAAACAGCTGACTGAGTTTGGTATGTTGGCGCGGTCTGATGCGAAGGTGCGCATGTTTTCCGACGATGGGCGGTGTGTCAATGATCCGCTGATCATGCGTCGCGCTGTCGAATATGCGAAAGGCCTTGACGTGTTGCTGGCTCAGCACGCTGAGGATCACCGGTTAACAGATGGGGCAGTAGCCCACGAGGGGGCTGAAGCGGCACGGCTTGGTCTGCGCGGCTGGCCTCGTGTTGCTGAGGAGGCTGTGGTGGCCCGCGATACCATCATGAGCTGTGATTACGGTGGCCGCGTGCATATTTGTCACGCATCGACGGAAGGGACTGTGGACATGGTGCGCCTGGCGAAGCAGCGTGGCGCGCAGGTCACCGCTGAAGTCACGCCGCACCACCTGTTGCTTACCGACGAGTTCTTGCGTACCTACGACGGGCGCTACCGTGTGAACCCGCCGCTGCGCGAGGCGAAGGATGCCGAAGCGCTGAAAAAGGCGTTGCTCGACGGCACCATTGATTGCGTGGCTACTGATCATGCCCCGCACGGCTCTGAGGAGAAATGCGTGGAGTTCGAACACGCTAAGCCCGGCATGCTGGGGTTGGAGACGTCACTGGCGATCGTCGTCAAGATCTTTGTTGAATCTGGCTTGGCGGACTGGCGTTTCGTGGCCAGGGTGATGAGTGAGAAGCCTGCCGAGATTACGCGCCTGCCGGGACACGGTCGCCCGATTGCTGTGGGTGAGCCTGCAAATCTCACGATTGTGAACCCGGAGGATCCTTGGACGGTTGCCGGCGAGGAGTTGGAATCTAAGGCGGAGAACACTCCTTATGAGTCCATGGAATTTAATGCTCGTGTGACGCATACAGTGCTCCGAGGCAGGGTCACATTTGGCCCCGGGGTCGCGTGA
- the carA gene encoding glutamine-hydrolyzing carbamoyl-phosphate synthase small subunit, with protein sequence MNNLQRERSDVTDTRIPAVLVLGDGTIFEGTGFGATGSTLGEAVFTTAMTGYQESMTDPSFHHQILVMTAPQIGNTGWNDEDNESRDGKIWVAGLVVRDLAKRVSNWRAQRSLHEEMLAQNIIGIQGVDTRTLVRHIRKNGSIAAGIFSGEEALEDPQVLVDKVNAQPSMAGADLTAEVTTTQPYTIPAEGQTRYTVVAYDMGIKSATPAQFAARGIETIVVPANTPVDEIKHYGADGVFISNGPGDPATADEMVEITKQLISDGVPLFGICFGNQILGRALGLSTYKMKFGHRGINVPVKNHVTGKIDITSQNHGFALEGEAGQRFDTEFGPALITHTCLNDGTVEGVALESGRAYSVQYHPESAAGPHDANPLFDQFISLMDQYSPNKN encoded by the coding sequence ATGAATAATTTACAGCGCGAAAGGTCTGACGTGACTGACACCCGCATACCCGCCGTCCTCGTTCTCGGAGACGGCACCATCTTTGAAGGTACTGGCTTCGGCGCAACGGGCTCAACGCTCGGAGAGGCAGTGTTCACCACCGCCATGACCGGGTACCAAGAATCTATGACTGACCCGTCTTTTCACCACCAGATCTTGGTGATGACGGCACCACAGATCGGAAACACCGGCTGGAACGATGAAGATAACGAATCCCGTGACGGAAAGATCTGGGTTGCCGGACTGGTCGTCCGTGACCTGGCTAAACGCGTAAGCAACTGGCGCGCACAGCGCTCGCTTCACGAGGAAATGCTGGCCCAAAATATCATCGGCATTCAGGGGGTGGACACGCGCACCTTGGTGCGACACATTCGCAAGAATGGCTCCATCGCAGCGGGTATCTTCTCTGGTGAGGAAGCACTGGAGGATCCACAGGTGCTCGTCGACAAGGTCAATGCGCAACCATCTATGGCTGGCGCAGATCTCACCGCTGAGGTGACCACGACCCAGCCGTACACCATCCCTGCCGAGGGGCAAACCAGATACACGGTGGTTGCCTACGATATGGGGATCAAATCCGCAACGCCGGCGCAGTTCGCGGCCCGTGGGATTGAAACCATCGTGGTGCCAGCGAACACTCCGGTCGATGAAATCAAGCATTACGGTGCTGACGGCGTGTTCATTTCCAACGGGCCTGGCGACCCAGCTACTGCCGACGAGATGGTAGAAATCACCAAACAACTCATCAGTGACGGCGTGCCACTGTTTGGTATCTGTTTCGGTAATCAAATCTTGGGGCGGGCCCTGGGGCTTTCCACTTATAAGATGAAGTTTGGCCACCGTGGCATCAACGTGCCGGTGAAGAATCACGTCACCGGAAAGATCGATATCACTTCCCAGAATCACGGCTTCGCACTCGAAGGCGAGGCGGGCCAGAGATTCGACACAGAGTTTGGGCCGGCCCTGATTACCCACACGTGTCTCAACGACGGCACCGTCGAAGGCGTGGCGCTGGAAAGTGGGCGCGCGTACTCGGTGCAGTATCACCCAGAATCAGCAGCTGGCCCACACGACGCTAACCCGTTGTTCGATCAATTCATCTCCTTGATGGACCAGTACTCGCCGAATAAGAATTAA